The Anas acuta chromosome 1, bAnaAcu1.1, whole genome shotgun sequence genome segment GTCTTATGCAGTGGGCATTTGAATTTTAGAGATAAATGAAAGTCATCTTCCTGAAGTCATTTAGACCCACAATAAACAGCAGACCGTTTATTTAGTCATTTCTCTGTTATGTTTCTTtaattgttttcattatgtCGTACATCAAGTTTGTTAACCAAGTTCAGGGAAGAAATGAATGTTATTTGgttaaagaaaatgacaaaaattgcTTAATTAACACCTTCTCATGCAGGCAAACCTACATGCCACAGAGCAATGTGAAAACATTCGAAGTTATGCATTTAAATTCTTCCAATTGCCCCATAAGTTCATGCactctttcatttctgtggaagaaacctcatcttaaaaaataattctaatacAATTCCAAAAACATATCTTCCCCACAGACATAATTTGTAAAAAGCACAAGATACTTCTTTTCAAAGTGTTTGGGGAATAAATGAACCTTACAATGAAAACCAGACATCTAATTTGTGTTATGGTTTTCAaaggtattttaattttcagagaagcagagagTGCCTGAAAAAGATCTTCAGAAGTAGATCTTAGCATGAAAATACTAGGAAGGAGATCCATCTTTTATTTAGAAGTTTGAAAATCAAGAATTTCTCAAGCTGTTTAAGAAAAGACATTTCTAGGAATTGATTCAGGCTGTTCCTCAGCAGATAGGATGATCTGACCTCTGGAGGTATTTACCTTCACTGTCTTTTCTGGGGAGAGCTTACATGACCAGTTTTGATTAGATACCTACCTTTCAAACACTTAACCAACACTTGAAGACATGGTTCTACTTATAgatcatataaaataaaagtgattaaGTGCCTATCTGTATTTTTGGTCAcctaaaatcagttttaaaattgCACTTTCATTCTCAAGCTGATTTGGATAACTGAAAAAATACCTATTCTCAGAAGACATGTTCAAGTTTTATGGCAAAAACTTGACTGGATTTAAAAGGAGTCACTATTGTTTAGCCACttataaagtaattaaaaatggttaataagtatttttcatatgaaaagtgaaaacaaagataccaaatgtattttcttcatacCTTTTACTAAGTGGAAAACTGCATTCTGTGAGCTCAAAAATGTATGTTCTTTGTCGAAGTGGATTTAATCAGTTACCTTGCTGAGTCAATGAATATGATGTTTAAGGGTGCAACACttccccacagcattctcctggaaAAACTGACTGCTCATGGCTTGTATGGGTGTACTCTTTGCTGGGTAAAAAATTGGCTGGGTGGCCATGCCCAAAGAatcgtggtgaatggagttaaatccattTGGCAGCTGATCACAAATGTTGTTCCTCAGGGCTCAGTATTGGGGCCAGTTCTCCTcagtatctttatcaatgatctggacaagggaattgagtgcaccctcagtaactTTGCAGACCACACCAAGCTGGGCACAAGTGTtaatctgctcaagggtaggtAGGTtctacagagggatctggataggctggattgACAGGCCAAGGACAaatgtatgaagttcaacaaggttAAGTGCCTGGTCCTGTACTTGTGGTATAACGCTATGCAacgctacaggctgggggaagagtgtttggaaagctgcccagtggaaagggacctgggggtattggtcgacagcaagttgaatatgagccagcagtgtgctcaggtgggcAAGAAGGCCAACCGCAGCCTGGATTGTATTAGAACCAGCGTGGCCAGCAGcactagggaagtgatcatctccctgtactcagctctggtgaggtagtagaggtcttttccagacTAAATGACCTGTGATTCTAAAAGAACATTTAAAGGTCATATTGATTGAAAGTTaactttctcttaaaaaaaaagaaaaaaaaaggatttcaggAAGCCTAGCATTATTGCTTGTATATCAACGCACTGTTAtactgaagaaaagcatttcacCCCATGTTCCCTGTAATTTGCATTAACATCATCTGAGAATGATCCATCACTTCCTTTGTTGCCTACAAATGTTCCAGTAGTGACAAGCTGTTTATTATCATTCCAGACCCAGCATCATTTCAGTGCTGGAAGATATGATCACTACACACATAACTGTAAATCTTGCTAAATGATGGAGACAGCCCTGACAGTATTGAATCTGGAAGGGTTTTGCTGGGGTTACATTAAGACAgctatgctttttctttctggataaggagaaaaataagcaacGTGTATTATCATGACTGCAGGTTCACTTAGATAGATGTACTGAAAGTATTTGAGTTTCCTAGCAGAAACAGAAAGTTGGCATTACATCTTCTACAAAGCCAGCTATGTTTTTTTCGTCATGGTCACACGTTGTGAGCACCAGCCCAGTGACAGAAAGTGTACAATTTTTGATACATAGCTAAAGTGAATACAATGCTCAGTCTTCTCAGAAATACTCCTGCAGGGGGCAAAGTGATCTCTGCCTCCCACTTCTAGGCTTATTGTAATTCTGCCTTGTACATGTATGTTAGGACCAGATATCAGTAGCAAGGCAGTTTTAAGTATGGCAAAACATTTCTGCCTTTTGAAATGTTAGGGGGAATGGCTTCTCATTCAGTCAAGGCAACAGACTGTCTAACTTAAATGCCCCAGATTTCTAACTGATACTGTCATCTGACAAGGTTAGTAGCAGCTTTATGTTACATAACCAATTATCTGCCATATTGCAAATACTGGGGTTTCACAGACAGCTCTACCTAAGACAGAATTGCTGTTCTGGTTCATGAtacttggaaaaggaaaaggaaaaggaaaaggaaaaggaaaaggaaaaggaaaaggaaaaggaaaaggaaaaggaaaaggaaaaggaaaaggaaaaggaaaaggaaaaggaaaaggaaaaggaaaaggaaaaggaaaaggaaaaggaaaaggaaaagaaagaaaaagaaaaagaaaaagaaaaagaaaaagaaaaagaaaaagaaaaagaaaaagaaaaagaaaaagaaaaagaaaaaggaaaagaaatagaaaaaggaaaagaaaaagaaaaagaaaaagaaaaagaaaaagaaaaagaaaaagaaaaagaaaaagaaaaagaaaaagaaaaagaaaaagaaaaagaaaaagaaaaagaaaaagaaaaagaaaaaaaaaagaaaaagaaaaagaaaaagaaaaataaaaagaaaaagaaagtttgaaCTAGTGAGCTCAGATCCACAGGAATACATACAAAGGTCAATGGAGAATGAGATTAGTacaatttttgtatttctagGACATTTAGAGGAACATGAATTTCAGAATACTAAATCAGATGTCctaattttttcttaatactgATTGATTGTACTGCAAATTTTGGTGAAAATTAACTTAATGCACTCACAGAACATGCTTGAAACAAAGAGTTactaaatgaatgaaaagattGTGGTGTCTTTAGATGAAATTCATCACGAATTCATTCTGTCATATAGTATACACTGCTATTGATAGATATAttactgcttaaaaataaacaaacaaggagaTTTTGATTTCATCTATATTTCTTCATGAAGTGACATAAACAATTACTGAAAATGCCTATGGCCCAATGATAGAAATTAATTACTCTTCAGGTGCATTTTTTGTGTTGAGGAGAAGCATTATAATTAGTGTGAgttaacaaaattaattagCAGTATCATGAGAAAGATCTGAGGAAAGTAGTATTAAATGATGAAGAGCAGGACCAGGgctaaaggttaaaaaaaataaaacatagttGCTTGGACACAAGAATCATGTggctattttttaattacatgagAACTACAGAGGGCTTTCCAGTAAGACCACAAAGCTGCATGAATAATGTTCAATATATCTTTATCAGCATGGAATAATTAaccattttatatataatttcagtttgaaaacttaaaaaacaacaaaaatgtacaAGAATGATGCAACTAATATTCTGTGTGCCAGTTGTCATGTATGACACTAGATTTGTAACTAGTGTGCCaccaccagctccagcagacCTGTACCACGTGCAGCAGTAGTGACTGTATGCCATGGACCCTATTGAGGCCCTGATCCTGTACTAACCTTCATCAACATACAgggacagaaatgaaagaatccACCTTAACTGGAAGTAAAAATGGCTCCGATATACAGCTGGGTAGAAGGTGGCAAAAGGTTTTCCACTCACtattgaaaattttattttaatgaagtaaTTGTGCAAAAGGACAGCTTTAATCATCCTTTCAGCTAAGATGGAACAGCGTATTTTAAACTTTGGATTAGAAATACAAAACGATCTAAACAAGGCAAGAACTTTACAAATAATATCTTTAGCTAAATTGGTAACTTTTAATCAGTTTGTATTCAAACCATTGCTATGAATAATATGTGAAAAATACGTGACCCTTTTGGAACTTAAGTGAGGACAAATGAAATGCTCTGTTTACACAAATCATGGTTTCAGGGTATACAGAATACTAATGttaaagaaatttgaaatatttcaccaATTTGATAAATTATCCGTCAAGTAGCCAGGGTGGTcaccattttcttcttcaactGTAAGACAAGACACAATGGGGGAAAATAAGATGTAGATAAAGGAAAGTTCAGCCACCCATAGTTTTCAGGATATAAATATACCTCAGGGATAGCCCTAGTGTAATCTGACTGCTTAGCTAAATGATGAAAATAGAAGTAATCATGCCTTCTGTCATTTTAAATGTaggaatttttctgtttgttgagGAACAAGGATATAAGCCATGTCCAGAGAAATACTTTGATAAAAGGAAcaattttttcatgaaaaaaaaaataattattttttctgtatttgcacaTTTCTCTCAGTCAAGAGGATTCTAAAATCAACTGAACGTGATCTTCTGAAAATGTGTGGCTTATCCatgtttgattgttttgttaGTCTAGTACTACAATGATGTCAACGTTATTTCAGAGAGTATTTTTCAAGCAAGCTGCCAGTTTTGCTTAGATTTCTCAGATGTGTCACCTTTTTTCTTAAGGGGTGTTGCCAGACACTATCTCCTTTTGAACAGCAACAGCAGGCAGGAAAACACCACTAAAATTTATGAATCATGAACTTCAcaagattttctctttttgttagCTCACAAGTAACAGACGCTTTCACTGATTTATCTTTAGAATTGGCCATATAGTTTGTCCAAAGACTTATGCTCATTGTTAATCTGCCTCTTTCACCCAAAGCACCACTGAAATTTttggttttcagacttctgccatggcagggaggagagagTTAAGCATAGAGCCCCAGAATTATGTGAGGTACAGTGGGAGATGCTAGGAGTTGGAAAAGTCAGTAATGGTTCAAGGATATCTGCACATACACCAggtaaattctgttttcatttcaggaaaGCTGTATACTTTAGATAAACAAGGTGAGGTGGTATGGCAGCAATGGCAAGTTATTTATTGCACACTAGTGATCATGTCAAAGGTAACGAGGCAGTAATAGGCCTGTTTTACCATGCATCTATGCAAAAGGTACAAAACACCTCATATTTCACTTGggtttttctttacatttcataATTCAAATAAAGCTCTTCTTCCTATTGTGACAACCATAATTAAGAGGCTGCATAAAAAACTCACAACTGAGACCAAAAATGCCACAAAGATAGCTTCTAGTCACCTTCTATTCCTCCCTGGCCTGGACCAAAGAGGCCAGGAACATAGCTTGGACAAGCTCTTGAGCTTGCATAAGCTCTTCCaacctccccagcacccaggggctgGAGTACAGCGCAGGGTCTCCCCATCACTGGTGCGTGTATCCTTCCCTTTACAACTTCCCTGTTCCCAACTCCATTTCCACATGGAGCAGGccattgacaaaaaaaaaatagtctaacTGAAGAGGTGAAGGGTacctgtactcagctctggtgaggccacacctccAGTACCGTGTTCGCTTTTGGGCCTCTCAGTACAAGACAGATATCAAGGCCCTGGggtgtgtccagagaagggctatgaagctggtgaagggcctggagcacaagtcctgtgaggagcggctgagggaactggggttgtttagtatggagaagaggaggctcaggggagaccttattgctctctagagctacctgaaaggaagctgtggggagctggaggtcggcctcttctcacagataactagtgataggactagagggaatggcctcaagttgtgccaggggaggttcaggttggaaatgaggagacatttcttctcagaaggagcagtcaggcattggaatgggttgcccagggaggtggtggagtcaccatccctgggggtgttcaaggaaaagttggacctagtgctcagggacatggtttagtgagtgatattggtagtagggtgatggttggaccagataatcttgaaggtcttttccaaccttaatgattctatgacaggCGACAGAGTGCATAGATTTAGGGTCTCAGCATGGTGAACTGTATGTATGCAACAGAAGATGAGGGGTTTGGGATAACAGCTTTGCAGGAAGGCTGGTCTAGGGAGGAAACGTGAACTATTGCAGGGTGAGGGAGCTGGGTGACAGGAGACAGGGCTCTTCATCTAAGGGGGTGCAATATGTGTGAAGGAGATGGGGGAACACAAGTTATTTAAGACTGACTCAGTAACTGGTTTCTGCTGTAGGAGGCTGTGAAAGACAGGCACAGGTTTTGAGATTTTGCTTTGAGAAGCAGAAGTATGCAGCAGCAGTGTGAGAAAGCAGGTGATGAGGAGAGAGAGATGGGATGTCTGGACAAGCTCTATGGCAGGCTGGGAATACATGAATGATTATTGGATTTTTCAGGATATTTCAGGGCTCTGCCTCTAAATCTCCTTGGGACCCTTTGTCGACTGTGCCAGTGAGCTCTCAGAAGCCAAATGTTAATCCCACAGCTCCTGTTCTGGAGCTTTTTAGAAttctttttaagcatttctACCAGGGCAGAAAAGCCAATGGAGTAATGAAAATTTCACAAGCAATATTTTGTAGAAAAAGGAGTCCCATtaaagaagttttgttttagaaaattcAAATCAAAATAGCCATTCCCTTGAATCTAAAccaataaaaatctgaaaagcaaatgaaaagcagacaaaagtTTACCAACTATGACTTCTCAGATTCATGTTATAGCTTATGTAAATGTACACCCTGATAAAATATACTCTGTGGAACACCTTATTTCAAGACTGACTTTTTAGATTAACATGTTAGTAAATTAAGTACTTATAAACCCCTTTTTAAAAGctctgggaaaaacaaaacatgcactTACCTTGTTCTTGGGCTTTCCGTAAGGAACTAAGGAACAGTGCTGCAGCTTcagaaagagataaaggattTGTATTTTGGCTGCGTGTTTCTAGAATTACAAAATCAAAGATGCCCAGTTTGTTAGTGTTCTATGCGATTTCTTTATTTCACTCTGCTTTTTTATATCTACAAATAGagatataaatagaaaaaaatactgctcttTCCTTTACTCTATAACATTACGTACTCAAAACCAGCCTGATAAATGTCTAACACAGAATAGGTTACCTATTTCTTGCAAAGGGGATTATGTTAGAGTTCCTTAGAAAgtaaagagaacatttttttttttcacgtgtTATTATTTTGCTAGGTTATTTCCTCTGGGCACGTTGTCTAGcataaaaaaatgttgttgaCTTTCGTCACTTGTCAGTTCAGCAgaattaataatttcatttgatttttttccactgggaaaAGAAAGTCAAAGGGCCTGATGATAATGTGAAACATTATCATGTGAATACTAATAATGTGAAACATTATTACAACATTAGCTTATGGAAGTGAAGTCACAGGtacacaagaaaagaaaatcagatacATGGTCTTTATAATGTGCTTTTTGGAATGAAGGatataacaaaataaagttatatttaaaaagtgcTTCCTTAAATATGATTCCAGGAAGACAACCCCTCTCCCGTTTCTATAGATTTCTTTCCTAACCTGAGAAAAGACTGTGGGCACTTACCAAGCTGCATTCTGTCATACAGATCCTTTCGCTGGCTCTCATCTGAGATGAATCGCCGTCCCTCTAGAAGAACAGTgggaaaagctgaaaacaacCTCGCAAATCTGTTGTAATTCGTACCTTACAACCCCTAAAGTAGTCTTTTCAAAACTCAAAGTTACAGCATTAATTCTACAAACATAAAATTGGATGCATTTATCCCCTGGGGGTTTTTTGAAATCAGCAATAGTCCATCCTTAACTGGAACACTCCCAAACATACTTTAATTCTAAAAAGATGTTGTTCCAGCACTTTTCATTCATACGTTAATCTACTGTAGGAGCTGTATGTAGTATGGAAGAATTTACTGaattttcctcactttttccTTGACTCCTATATGGTCAAGAGCCTTCAATCGCTTTGCTGGTCTATAAAGTATTGTTTTTTAAGGGGATTTTGctctataaaatgaaaaaaactaaaataactaagttataataataaataataataacagttcATTATTCAGTTGgaagaagtaaataaaaaggtgggggataatttttttttattatttttttttttaaggaactttGCTCCCTCAATACACACCTTGTCTGGTACtttttgattttgaaacaaTTCAGAATAGAATtgttaaaaacacaaatatttctgttaaatgtGGGTCTGCATCAGAGGACAAGATCATCTCTCCTTGACtctaaattttatatttaatgctCCTTTAACTCTGTACTAATACCggaaattcaaaatattttttgcaagaGTTAATTACAACAGTATTCATAACCCTGACATTCAAGTTCTTAGAAGAGGTTGCTTGTGGTTTGAATACCAACTGTAATGCAAGATGCTTGTTATATGAATGTGTTTTATCCTATTGCTTGGGAAGATGCTTTAATTAAAGCCTGAGTGAGAATAAGGGATGATGACTATATCCAGTATGTCTTAACCCCCCTTTAAGATTATTTCAGTTAAGAGAATTGCTTTTCCAATAGGTTTCACAATCAAGCTTCCAACTCTATACATTTCCAGTACTTTCTGGAAgtaactttgcttttcttcttccagaagtTGCTTTCTTcaatttgatttctttaaaaattagtaATAATACTGGCAATGCCACTGTTTCAAAGACAAGGAGAAATAATTATAATCATATCCAGGTAGGCTTCAGAATTTCTACCTACACATTTTCTTACATTTACTGCTTGTGTGGAGCCAAGCAGATCAGGAATAATCCAGTGGTATAGAAAGTCATCTCCTCAAAACTTAAAGAGCTTAGGACTTACGTGCACCCTTCAAATACAGCATAgcctggggagtccagtttcTCTTTTGGAAATGAGCCTTTATGCcgaaaaagagaaagagacatGTCAGCACCATACACC includes the following:
- the SPX gene encoding spexin: MKGLHKLTASSVALFLAVSFISFSWSAPQAHFQKRNWTPQAMLYLKGAQGRRFISDESQRKDLYDRMQLETRSQNTNPLSLSEAAALFLSSLRKAQEQVEEENGDHPGYLTDNLSNW